CCCCGCCCGTCTTCGCGTTGCGCGAGCGCGACCCCGAGCCCACCCTCCCCCCCGAGCTGAAAGAGCGGCTCCTCGAGCTCGCCGGGCGGCTCACGGAGGGCCTCCCGATGGTCTTCGAGCTCGGCGAGACGCGGGCGGTGCCGGTAGAGCCCCACGTGGCCCTCGCCCTTCAGCTGGACGAGGGCTTCGGGCGGCTCCTGTCCACCGTGGAGCAGCAGCGCCAGGCCCGCCTGGGCAAGGAGCCCGGACGCCTGCCCACCACGATGCTGCGCCTGCTGCTCGAGTTGCAGGACCCGGGCACGCTGCGGACGGAGGTCAACCTCTGGCGCCTGACGCGCGCCCCCGTGCGCAGCCCGCTGCTGGTGACGACGACGCCCGCCCCGGAGGCGCTGACCCGCGCCCGGGCGGCCCTCGCCACCTGGCTGCTGAAGATGCCGGACCTCGACGAGGCCACGCGCCTCTCGGTCGCCGAGCGCCTGCCCACGGCGGTGCGCGCCCAGGAGGTGCGCTTCGACCCCCGGCACTGGCAGGGTGGCCCCTGGGGGCACCGGGACCTGGCGGACATGGCCGCCCGGGCGCTGGAGGGCGCCGAGCTGTTTCCGGGGCGCGGGGGGCTGCGCCGCATCGTCTCCAGGGAGATGGGGGGTGGCGTGGTCGAGCTGATGACCGACCCCTACCGGGCGGGGACGACGCGCGGCGAGCTCCCCACCTCCTACGTGGTGCGGCTCAAGACCAAGACCCACCTGGGGAATTCCGAGCCGCTGCTGGTGATGGAGCTGTCGCGGCGGCAGTGGACTGACAACGCGAGCACCTTCCACGGCAAGGTGACCCTCTACGCCCTGCCGGCGCGCACCGCCGCGGACCCGAACCCCAGCGTCGTCACCCTGCGGGTGGAGTACCGGCAGCACCTCAGCGGGGAGGCAGGCTTGGACTACCAGGCGCTGCGCCAGCGCTTTCCCAGCCTGCCCGAGGTCCCGCTGCAGGAGGGGCGCCTGCACCCCGAGCTGCTCGCCCACCCGGCCTGCCAGGTTCTCGCGGTGGCGCGGCAGGGCCGCGGGGCGCGGGGTGGGGCGACGGGCGCGCTGGAGGTCGACCGCCTGATCGCGTTCGCGGCGGCGAGCCTGCCCCTCGCCACCCGCGGCCTGCGCCCCTGGACCGGGCTGCGCGCGCTGCACGAGGAGGGGGCCAGGGAGAACGGGTCTCCCAGCGAACCCTTCCAGCAGCTGTTCGCGGAGTATCAGCCCACCGAGGCCCAGGTGGCGGCGGGCAAGGCGGACGCCGAAATCGAGAAGCGCCGGGAAGCAGCCCGGCAGTGGGCAACACGTGAGCGCGGCCGCATCGACCAGCACTACGGACACCCCTACCGCCTGCTGCTGCTGCACGCCCCGAACCAGGACCCGAGCGCGGCGAGGGCCGCGGGGATCCTGGAGCGCGTGCTGGAAAACCGCGTGGTCATCACCCGCCTTGCCATGCCGCCCCACACCTCGGGGCCGGTCGACAGCCTGCCCGGCAAGGGCCTGCCGCCCGCGGAGCGCGCCGAGGAGCGCCTGGCGGCCTGGAAGAAGTACCTCGACCACCTGGAGGGCACCTTCGATGGGGTGCTGCTGGTCGTGCCCCGCGGCGAGGGCGACAGCGCCAACGACCCGGTGAACAAGCGGGCCTCGAAGATCGCGCTGCTGCGCGGGCTGCGGGTCCACGCCCAGTACCTGCGGCCGATCGACCCCGAGGCGAGCGACGAGGCGACAGACTTCATCCGGCGCACCATTCGCGCGATGCAGGATCTCGCCTGGGAGCCGCTGGGCATGCTCGACCCGGTGGAGGACGACACCGGGGAGCTCGCCGGGGAGGGGGACGCGATCCACGCCGCGGTCACCGCGCTGACGGTGGTCACCGTGAACAGCACGCGGTCGCGCCGGAACGCGGCGACCACGGTGCCGGTGGCGCTGCGCCTCGACCTGCAGACCCAGCAGACCCAGGCCCAGCTGCTGCTGCCGGGCGGTGCGACCGGCTGGCTGTCCCTGCGGGAGGCGACGGTGCGGCTGCTGGGCGGGACGCGCAAGATGAGCCCGGGCGAGGCGGCCGACCGCCTGGCGGTGCAGACCTTTTTCCAGACGGTGCTGGACGAGACCCAGGCGCGCGCGCAGCCGGGCATCCCCGAGGTCGTGTTCATCGACGGCGACACGGTGAGCGGCTTCTGGCCGGGGCTCTACGACAAGCACCTGGATGTTCACGAGCTGTGCTTCGAGCCGGG
This genomic interval from Deinococcus aestuarii contains the following:
- a CDS encoding RNaseH domain-containing protein, producing the protein MTRPGTLAPARKATRRPPPVFALRERDPEPTLPPELKERLLELAGRLTEGLPMVFELGETRAVPVEPHVALALQLDEGFGRLLSTVEQQRQARLGKEPGRLPTTMLRLLLELQDPGTLRTEVNLWRLTRAPVRSPLLVTTTPAPEALTRARAALATWLLKMPDLDEATRLSVAERLPTAVRAQEVRFDPRHWQGGPWGHRDLADMAARALEGAELFPGRGGLRRIVSREMGGGVVELMTDPYRAGTTRGELPTSYVVRLKTKTHLGNSEPLLVMELSRRQWTDNASTFHGKVTLYALPARTAADPNPSVVTLRVEYRQHLSGEAGLDYQALRQRFPSLPEVPLQEGRLHPELLAHPACQVLAVARQGRGARGGATGALEVDRLIAFAAASLPLATRGLRPWTGLRALHEEGARENGSPSEPFQQLFAEYQPTEAQVAAGKADAEIEKRREAARQWATRERGRIDQHYGHPYRLLLLHAPNQDPSAARAAGILERVLENRVVITRLAMPPHTSGPVDSLPGKGLPPAERAEERLAAWKKYLDHLEGTFDGVLLVVPRGEGDSANDPVNKRASKIALLRGLRVHAQYLRPIDPEASDEATDFIRRTIRAMQDLAWEPLGMLDPVEDDTGELAGEGDAIHAAVTALTVVTVNSTRSRRNAATTVPVALRLDLQTQQTQAQLLLPGGATGWLSLREATVRLLGGTRKMSPGEAADRLAVQTFFQTVLDETQARAQPGIPEVVFIDGDTVSGFWPGLYDKHLDVHELCFEPGDSSRRRMQRSWAALTLMRLRAQDKVGKVLRLGQQEIEVLGQRLPTPRWAESQSYLVARGGAAGELAGTTFLSFGSHTHQVTRGMSGHLEVVKVSGKGRRLLKPHVKGYATPEALEVSVIAPGSLSLEGAVHLVSKLRRRYAHYDGWTKLPAPLFFSHLVKDYVPDYELGDEEDEVTELGTD